AAAACGGGGCTGCACTGTTCGGCTGAGCAACTGTTCGGCTGAGCACCCAGGCAGAGCAGTTCTCTAGACCCAGAACTCGGCGATACGCTCGGCGATGGCATTGCCCTGCGCTCGTCCGGCCACGGCCGCAGCTGATCGGACGGCGACGTCGGTGGCGTCGGGTCCGATTGCCGCCGACGAATCGGCGTCGGGTGCAACCACTTCCACCTTCGAGCCACCCTTCACCAACCGCTCTCGTTCGATGTCGAAGGGATCGTGCTCCAGGTCGAGTGCGCCCACCCTGAACACCAGCACCTTCTCGAAACCGACTGCCAGATCGGCGTTTTCGCTCGCACGGATACCTCCGTCGACGTAACGATGATCGCCGATCGTCACCGGGGGCCACATTCCCGGGATGGCGCAGCTCGCGGCCACCGCGTCGACCAGCTGAACGCCCGAGCCACGATCGAGTACCCGATGCCGGCCGGTCAGCGCGTCGACGGTGACGATCCGCAGGTCGCGGATCGGCCATGAGTGCGACGGCAGCCGTCGCTCGATGATGGCCCTGCGCTCACGCTCGGTGATCGTCGAGGCCGCCAGCGCCTCGCTGCCGATGCGACGGCGAGTGTCGATGGCACTTCCGTCCGAATTCTGAGCCGCCCGAGCCAGCATGGAGACCAGCTCGTCGATGGTTGCCTCGGCGTGCGGCTCGTCGTCCTGTTTCGATTCGTCTGCCTGACGCTCGAACAACTCGGCCAACGTGGCACCGCTCGAGATCTGCGCTGCCACCGAGGAGCCGGCCGATGTTCCCAGCAGCATCTCGGCATCGGTGACGTCGGCTCCGGATTCCGCCAATCCCAGTAGGACACCCGTCTGCCACGCAATACCTGCGACTCCGCCGCCGCCCAATACGAGTGCTCGCCTGGTCATGGCCTTACTCCCTTCATCGAAAAGATCCGTCAGGAACTTACAGCGCTGGTCTGTACTCGCGGACGCAGCCAGGCGATGAGGTCGTCGAGGACGCGCTCCTTCTCCGGTTCGTTGAACACTTCGTGGAACAGCCCGTCGTACTTCTTCAGGGTCAGGTCGTCGGATCCGGCCAGCTCGGCGATGAGTTCGCTGCCGGAGACATCGGCCAATCCGTCCGCGGTTCCGTGCTGAAGCAACACCGGGATCGTCAGCGACGGCAGGCGCGCCGGGAAACTGTCACCGGCACCGAGCATCGCTGCGGCCAGGCCTGCCGAAACGCTGCCGTGGTACCCCAACGGATCGGCAACGTAGGCGTCGACGACGTTCTTGTCCCGCGAGACCAGGTTGGGGTCGAGCTTCAGTACGGGAGCTGCCGGTACCAGGCGCCCGAGGATCTTGCCCACCGCCACCAGGGCTTTCGGTTGCCCGACGCTGGGAACCACTGCTGGGCCGGACAGCATCAGCCCATCGAGGTCGGCCTGATGGTCGAGGGCGTAGGACAGTGCGATCGCGCCGCCCATGCTGTGGCCGAGCAGGAAAGTGCGCTTGTTCGGATACTCGTCGGCTGCGATTCCGAACAGCGTGTGCAGGTCGTCGGTGAAGTCGGACCACTTCGCCAATGCCACCCGCTTGCCACCGGAGCGCCCGTGCCCGCGGTGATCGGGCGCGTAGACGACAAGGCCGAGAGTGCCGAGCCGTTCGATGACGTGCCGGTACCGACCCGCGTGCTCGGCCAGGCCGTGGGCCAGCACGACAACCCCGGTCGGTGTGTTCTCGGCTGCAGTCTCGGGGGTCCACACGTCGTAGACGATTCGGGTTCCGTGGACTCCGGCGAACGACGAATCGACATGCTTCATGCGGTCACCGTACAAGGGTGGCGGGTCGGGCGACGGCCCATCGGCGAACCCGCAAAGATTCGCTCGAGTAACTATCCTGGCCGAGCGGGCGATGTCATTGTGAGACGCCACTACCGCCGAACCGCGGCCCGAGGTTCGGCCACAAACCAGGAGTTACGAATCCAGAATGCGTGATCAGTCCGCCACCAGCACGTCGCCTCGGTGGCGCGACCCCAAGCGCTACCTGTGGCCGCTGGGATTGACGATTCCGCTGAGTCCGTTCCTGGCCTGGGGTCTGGTGACCCTCCTCGGTCCCGGCGCTTTCTGGACCCTCGGCCTGATGATCATGGGCATCGCGCTGCCCCTGGTGGACAAGTTCGCCGGCGTCGACCGCAGCAATCCCCCCGACGAGGCGATCGCCGCGCTGGAGAAGGACCCCTACTACCGGTGGTGCGTCTACCTGTTCCTGCCGCTGCAGTACGCGGGACTCGTTGCCGCCTGCTACCTGTGGGCGCACGGACCGCTGGGGGTTCCCGAGCGAATCGGCCTGGCCATCACCGTCGGCATAGTCGGCGGAGTCGGCATCAATGCCGCCCACGAACTGGGCCACAAGCGTGCCCGCCTCGAACGATGGCTCT
The nucleotide sequence above comes from Rhodococcoides fascians A25f. Encoded proteins:
- a CDS encoding patatin-like phospholipase family protein — translated: MTRRALVLGGGGVAGIAWQTGVLLGLAESGADVTDAEMLLGTSAGSSVAAQISSGATLAELFERQADESKQDDEPHAEATIDELVSMLARAAQNSDGSAIDTRRRIGSEALAASTITERERRAIIERRLPSHSWPIRDLRIVTVDALTGRHRVLDRGSGVQLVDAVAASCAIPGMWPPVTIGDHRYVDGGIRASENADLAVGFEKVLVFRVGALDLEHDPFDIERERLVKGGSKVEVVAPDADSSAAIGPDATDVAVRSAAAVAGRAQGNAIAERIAEFWV
- a CDS encoding alpha/beta hydrolase, which codes for MKHVDSSFAGVHGTRIVYDVWTPETAAENTPTGVVVLAHGLAEHAGRYRHVIERLGTLGLVVYAPDHRGHGRSGGKRVALAKWSDFTDDLHTLFGIAADEYPNKRTFLLGHSMGGAIALSYALDHQADLDGLMLSGPAVVPSVGQPKALVAVGKILGRLVPAAPVLKLDPNLVSRDKNVVDAYVADPLGYHGSVSAGLAAAMLGAGDSFPARLPSLTIPVLLQHGTADGLADVSGSELIAELAGSDDLTLKKYDGLFHEVFNEPEKERVLDDLIAWLRPRVQTSAVSS